The following are encoded together in the Thunnus thynnus chromosome 15, fThuThy2.1, whole genome shotgun sequence genome:
- the LOC137198890 gene encoding zinc finger protein 665-like isoform X2: MSKVQMLRASVTQRLTAAAEEIFVLFERSIAEYEEELSRSKEENERQRKLLDAVFNPQLQLHRADVQQLLESKEEVSPEQQDWSSSLDQEDPEPPHIKEEQEELWTSPSQSVWNLTPNRRLQPDTEVSDSSVFKTEVSDDDWTDTSEPQSVLNSLKIIEVPVSDMRCNTGKKTYSCPVCGKIFGRSPHLKIHMRTHTGEKPFSCSFCGKSFTQKVNLTYHMSVHTGEKRFSCRFCHERFTWYTQLKSHQCVCESSQLHQSQTEENRDAETGEKSFSCSECGKRFGRKDNLNIHMRIHTGERPFSCTVCGKSFKHGGHLTQHMSVHTKENRFSCNVCDKRFTWLYQLKRHNCSGEFSEPHEVWTNQEGEQLQGLEGADKFTFTHVPVKSEDDEEKPQSSQLHQRQSEENRYFVGEKDCGGSEPARNSHPDRHLQSQNDIKVSDFPETEAGDGDWNETREPQSGSVKITEIDTGINTGKKSFSCSECGKIFGRKEHLQTHVRIHTGERPFSCSDCGKTFGCKRSLLGHMTSHTGEKPFSCSQCGKRFGRMVNLKTHERLHTGERPFSCPFCGKGFTQKVHMTQHMAVHTGEKQFSCSVCDKKFTWLSGFRRHKCGVEQSELDEAEDNSEVEPGEKPFRCRECGNRFNHKHNLKAHMRIHTGEKPFSCSVCGKGFITSGALKKHLRTHSGEKPFSCPVCGIRFTQGGNLKRHMAQHTGETREKPFSCSVCGKSFTQVSNMKRHMTQHTAAETSQLQEEGSEAVMSSDLTEYQQSTDD; encoded by the coding sequence GAGGTTTCCCCTGAGCAGCAGGACTGGAGCTCCAGTCTGGACCAGGAGGACCCAGAGCCCCCacacattaaagaggaacaggaggaactctGGACCAGTCCGTCACAATCAGTCTGGAACTTAACTCCAAATAGACGTTTACAACCAGATACTGAGGTTTCAGACTCTTCTGTGTTCAAGACCGAAGTCAGTGATGATGATTGGACAGATACCAGTGAACCTCAGTCAGTTTTAAACTCTCTGAAAATTATTGAAGTACCTGTTAGTGATATGAGATGTAATACtggaaagaaaacatacagCTGCCCTGTGTGTGGGAAAATATTTGGCCGCAGCCCACATCTGAAGATACACATGAGAACTCACACAGGGGAGAAACCGTTTAGTTGCTCATTTTGTGGTAAAAGTTTTACACAAAAGGTAAATCTGACATACCACATGTCAGTACACACAGGGGAGAAACGCTTCAGCTGCCGTTTTTGTCATGAAAGATTCACTTGGTATACTCAGCTCAAAAGCcaccagtgtgtttgtgagtcgTCACAGCTTCATCAGAGCCAGactgaggaaaacagagatGCAGAGACCGGTGAGAAATCCTTCAGCTGTTCTGAGTGTGGGAAAAGATTTGGTCGCAAGGATAATCTGAACATTCACATGAGAatccacacaggagagagaccCTTCAGTTGCACAGTTTGCGGTAAGAGTTTTAAACATGGAGGGCATCTGACACAACACATGTCAGTCCACACAAAAGAGAACCGATTCAGTTGCAATGTTTGTGACAAACGATTCACCTGGCTTTATCAGCTCAAAAGACATAACTGTAGTGGTGAGTTCTCAGAGCCTCATGAAGTCTGGACCAATCAGGAGGGAGAACAGCTTCAAGGGCTGGAGGGGGCTGATAAGTTCACATTCACTCATGTGCCTGTGAAgagtgaagatgatgaagagaaacctCAGTCCTCACAGCTTCATCAAAGACAATCTGAGGAGAACAGATACTTTGTGGGAGAAAAGGACTGTGGAGGATCAGAACCAGCCAGGAACTCACATCCAGATAGACATTTACAATCACAAAATGACATCAAGGTTTCAGACTTTCCTGAGACTGAAGCTGGTGACGGTGATTGGAATGAGACCCGAGAACCTCAGTCAGGTTCTGTGaaaatcactgaaattgatacaGGTATTAATACTGGCAAAAAATCATTTAGTTGCTCTGAATGTGGTAAAATATTTGGCCGCAAGGAACATTTGCAGACTCATGTCAGAATTCATACAGGAGAGAGACCCTTTAGCTGTTCTGACTGCGGTAAAACATTCGGCTGCAAGAGGTCACTTCTGGGCCACATGACAAGTCATACGGGAGAGAAACCATTCAGCTGCTCTCAGTGCGGGAAAAGATTTGGTCGCATGGTGAATCTGAAGACGCATGAAAGACTTCACACAGGAGAGCGACCATTTAGCTGCCCATTTTGTGGTAAAGGTTTTACACAAAAGGTACACATGACACAGCACATGGCtgtccacacaggtgagaaacaGTTCAGTTGCAGCGTTTGCGACAAAAAATTCACATGGCTCTCGGGGTTCAGGAGACACAAGTGCGGTGTTGAGCAGTCAGAGCTCGATGAAGCTGAGGACAACTCAGAGGTAGAACCAGGTGAGAAACCATTTCGCTGTCGTGAGTGCGGTAACAGATTTAATCACAAGCACAATCTGAAGGCTCACATGAgaattcacacaggagagaaaccgtTCAGTTGCTCTGTTTGTGGTAAAGGTTTTATTACAAGTGGAGCTCTGAAGAAACACCTAAGAACTCATTCAGGAGAGAAACCGTTCAGCTGCCCAGTTTGTGGTATAAGATTCACACAAGGAGGAAACTTGAAGCGACACATGGCGCAGCACACGGGAGAAACGCGAGAGAAACCGTTCAGCTGTTCAGTTTGTGGGAAAAGCTTTACACAAGTGTCAAATATGAAGAGACACATGACACAACACACTGCGGCTGAAACAAGTCAGCTGCAGGAAGAAGGAAGCGAAGCTGTGATGAGTTCAGACCTGACAGAGTATCAGCAGTCTACTGATGACTGA